The genomic DNA ACTATGCCACTGCAAAACACACACCGGCCCATCGCGTTGGACAAAAACAATGTTTATTTTATAATAAACAAGCTCGAACATCTGGCATTTTATTTGTAAGCATATTGCCGGTAATACTTTATTCTCTTCATGGAGGGAGTATGACATTTACCAAAATGGTAAAAATCGTCCTGATCCTGGCCTGCGGCAGCGGATGGACCGGCGCCCACAGCCAGCAGGTCCATGTCTCCGCCCATATGCTGAATCCCAGCTTGCGGGCCTTTTTCCTCAGTGATTTCAATTTTACCGGCAGCGGCACATCCGGGGCATCGATATTTTCCGTGACTCTAACCAACAGCAGTGGCTCTACAGAACCCTGCGACCTGACACTGACCATGCTCTCGGAAAACCTCGGTGAACTGGCCGAAGGGCATACCAACACGTTTACCCTTCGCGGCCCGAGTTCAACCACTCTGAGCAGCCAAAACCTCTTTTCCAAAACCCACGAATATCGCCTGGAAGACTATTCCATTGCCAGGGCCGGCGACGAGCTGAAAAATCGCATCCTGACCACCGGCAAGCTGCCGTCGGACATCTATTATTTCAGGTTCACCCTGCGTCAACTACGGACCGGGTACAGCAGCCAGGCGGAAATTTCCCTGCGCGTCGATAATCCCAACACCCTCGACATGCTGGCGCCGGGATCGCGGGCCGGATCGGACGATCCCGTACAGGTGTTCACCACTTTGCCGATGTTCCGCTGGGACTCTAATCTCGCCAAATTCCGGCTGCGTATCGCCGAAAAGCTCCCTGAACTGCATAAGAACGCAAGCCCGGAAGAGATCATGAACGATCGAGTTCGTTTTGACCGCACGTTTCAGCTGAACCGGGATCTATCGGCCGGCTCTGCAGCGGGCCTGGAGGTGATCGCCTCCACCGCTTATCAATACCCTGCTACCGGCGCCTGGCCTCTGGAACGCGGCAAAACATACTATTGGCAGATCACCGGCCTGGGGCCTTCCTCCGGCGGTGAAATCGAAATGCCCGGGGAAATCTGGTGTTTTACCATCACTCAGCCGACCGCAGGAATGAGCGGCTTTAACAGCGCACTAATGAACCAGCTGTCGATGTTGTTGGGCGACCAGTTCGCTTCCCTGATGACCGGATCCGGCCCGCTGGCAGGCTACCAGCCGACCGGCGTGTTTAGAGTGAACGGCCATTCATACAGCCTGGATCAACTGCTGGCCCTGCTGGCTGCACTAAACCGCGGAGAGTATGTCGTCACCGGCACCATGTGCCAATAACGCAAGGGGCTTTTCTTATGAGAACAAAATTGTTCCTCCTGGCCGGACTGCTGCTCGTGGCAGGACGCTTGGCGGCCGCGGATGTCACCGAGATGGCCTTTGTGCTCAAGGTGAGCGGAGACGCTAAAATCAAAACCGCCAAACAGGACTGGACGGTGCTGCAAAAGGGCAACCGCATTCGCAACGGCGACCGGATTAAAACCGGTGAAAACGCCCTGGTGTCTTTGATCTTTATCGACGACAAGGCGCTGATGAAAATACGCGCCAATTCCGAAGTGGAGGTCAAAGGCGAAAAGAACGCCAAAGGGATCGGAAAAGAACTGGCCATGCAGGTCGGCGAAGTCTGGAATAAAGTGACGCCCAACGGGCCGGGCTTCCGCATCGAAACCCCCTCCGGCGTGGCGGCGGTAAAAGGCACTGAATTTTATACTCTGGTGGACGATCAGGGGCAGACCTTTGTCTACGGCATCGAAGGACTCGTCCAATTGCTCAACGA from bacterium includes the following:
- a CDS encoding FecR domain-containing protein, coding for MRTKLFLLAGLLLVAGRLAAADVTEMAFVLKVSGDAKIKTAKQDWTVLQKGNRIRNGDRIKTGENALVSLIFIDDKALMKIRANSEVEVKGEKNAKGIGKELAMQVGEVWNKVTPNGPGFRIETPSGVAAVKGTEFYTLVDDQGQTFVYGIEGLVQLLNELGEVMVAKGQMGFSKKGSKPTAVAATRTPDWSLGDETQELDIEFENS